The following DNA comes from Triticum aestivum cultivar Chinese Spring chromosome 3D, IWGSC CS RefSeq v2.1, whole genome shotgun sequence.
AACTATAAAATTGTGTTAGTAGCATAGATTGTGGGTTAGACATTAGTGTTTGCCTGCCGAAGTCAGCAGTTTTAACCTATTAAAATCCAACGACATTAGTGTCAGATTTGTACTAATCTTGTGCTTACTGTACTTGTAGCCAAGCAATTGATTCACCAAGGTAGGCTGCTCTGCTTCTCACCTATATATATGGTGGAATCCGAGGTCCAGGTAGCCATTTTTTCACTTCATTCAATCTATTTGGGCGTTTTCAGTTCCATTTTAGGAAGAAAGAACTAGGGATTTGAGATCCAGTAATTGTGAGACCGGATGTAGCAAAGATAGCTGCGGAATGTGAATCCTTTGCTTTTCTTATTAGTTCTGTTTTCAGTTTGGAATTAAAAAACTGGTGTTTTCATACTGGAATATACAGGTAAACATTTATACTTTTTAGATTGACAATTTTTTTTAGACAAAAACGTAAAATTCTGTTAGTAGCATATATATTATGGATTGAAGACAAAAATTACCTACTAGAATGAGTAGTTTGGGCCTATTTAAATCCCGATCCCATATATTAATGAACTGCTTATTGTTGCTTGGTTTTGAGATAGCTAACCGCTCCTGCCGCGCTCTGCTTATTGTACTCGATGATACAGCTGTGTTTTGATATATGGTGACCCTAATTCAAGCTCAACCCTGTAGGCAAGCAACTGATTCCTGAAGGTACACTGTTGTGTTGGTGCCTTCCATTGATCTGACCAGCATCTGGTTCCACCTCCGTACAACAAAGGTTTCCTTCCCTTCAGTTGCTAAGGTTCTGTAAAAAGAGATTTGGATACTGAAGAACACAAATAAAGAGCAAGAAGATGGAGTTGGTGGTAGGTGCCTCGAATGCTACCATGAGGTCTCTCCTGGGCAAGCTGGGCGGTCTTCTTGCCCAGGAGTATGCTCTGGTCCGTGGAGTCCGCCGTGATGTTCAGTACATCAACGATGAGCTTACAAGCATGCAGGCCTTCCTCCGTGACCTCAGCACTGCCCTGGATGACCATGACAACCGGATGAAGGACTGGATGAAGCAGATCCGTGACATGGGCTATGACATTGAAGATTGCATTGATGACTTTGCCCACCGCATACCCCGCGATCCCAGCAGTGATGTTAAATGCTTATTCATCAGGACAAGATTCTATGAACTCCGGATGTGGTGGCCTCGCCGTGACATTGCGTCAAAGATTGCTGACCTGAAGGTGCGAGCGCAACAGATTGGTGAGCGACGTAGAAGATATGGGGTGCACAACCCAAGGAACCGTAAGAATGGCTCTGGAGTTAGCGCTGGAACATACGAGGTTGCTGAGCATCAGCTCACAGAGCGTCAGCTCATTGGTACAAAGGAGCCTGTGGGGATGACGGCTGACATGGAGAAGCTTGAGGATTGGTTAGCCAAATCTGATAAAAGTTGTTATGAGGAGCGAGCTGTTCTGTCCATAGTCGGATTCGGCGGTGTGGGAAAGACCACTATTGCAATGGCTTTGTACCAAAAGGTCCGGGATAAATTTGATTATCGGGCATCAGTCACCGTGTCTCAAAACTATGATGAAGATGCAGTCCTCATGATGATTCTAAAACAAGTCAAGCCAAAGGAGAGTGATCACGAGAACCAACACAAGACTGGCAGCTCTGATGTAAAACAGATTAAATTTGAAATTAGCCACGATAAACTCGTGAAAGAACTACAAGATCATCTGGCTGAAAAAAGGTATTATAAATTGTTTCTTCGCTTCTTCGCCAATTGGCTGTTGTTTTGTGACAAGTAAACTAACTATTCCATCCAGATTACAAATTTAATTATACACGTCACAATAGTTTGACCCATCACTAATTGTTGTGATAAGTTTATTCAGTTAATTTCATCAATTGCCATAGTGGAAATAGGTCTAAGTTCTAAACCTAACTAGTGCCTCGTAAGATAGTATTTGTGATCCTAGGCTGTCAAGCATGAAGTTAAACTCTAGAACTAAAAGGCGCAGGTAAATAAGATTATGTCAGATAATGAAGTTTGTCACTAATCAAACTCTAGAACTAAAAGGCGCAGTTGGCACATTTGCCAACATACTCTTCCTGTTGAGACAATGGCCAAAATTTCAGTTGAAAAGATTGTGCGACATGGATAGCGACCATTTACGCAAATTGTTCCACCCACACATTTGCAAGAGCAAGAGCGTAAAGCTTGGCATGAAAGACAGTGACGTCAGAAACCTGAAATTAAACAAGCGTTTCCTTTAAATATCATTTGAAAATATCCAATCTACAAGGGGGGATCTATTTAGCTGAATAAATCAGGATCTATTGCCGGTTATTTACCAAAACCTAAAGCAATGGAGGCAGAGCTTGCATCAAGTCACttcatgcaaaaaaaaaaagaactttttcGCGCCCTAAATTATACTCCAACAGCTTTTTCGTGCCCTAAAATAGGGCAGCTGTTGGAGATCCTCTTTTTTTTTTGAAGCTAGCTGTTGGAGATCCTCTAACCATACAAACAATACACAGTGAGGACAGTCCAATAATTAATGAACAGTTTGTCATCTGCACCCAGTCCTTGCATGAACAGAGGATACCCCACACAACTTTTTGACACCCAATTGTAGGGTTCAAGCAGTCAATTTTCTTGATAGTTGCACATTTATAATAGAAGCCACTTAACACATAGTATGTCTCTCACAAAGATAAACTTGGATACGTGTGCACTTCTTTTCCTAATTTGTATTTTACTTCCTTGTTCTTGGTAGGTATCTCCTCTTGATTGATGACATATGGTCTGCAAAAACATGGGAGAGTATCAGAAAGTGCTTGCCACATGAAAATAAAAAAGGCAGCAGAGTAATAGTGACTACAAGATTTCAAGCTGTTGGTGCCACATGCTCCCAAGGAGTGATTGATTTTGTTCATCCAGTCGAATTTCTGAATGAAGACGAGTCTAAAAGGTTATTTAAGCGAAGTGTTTCTGAATCCAAAAGCATCAAATATAGCGAGAAAGAACTGGACCAAGTCACTGAGGAGATATGCAAGATATGCAGGGGTCTGCCTTTGGCCATAGTTACCATGGCTGGTCTTGTTGCCAGCAACCCGAACACACTCAGCAAAAAATGGGAAGCAGTGTGCAAATCATTATTTCCAGAGTCGGTGCCTTCTCTCACCTTGGATGGTGTTACAAGGATACTCGAGTACTGCTACAATGATTTGCCTGCAGAACTCAGGACCTGCTCGTTGTACCTGAGCATATTTCCTAAGGGTTCAAAAATTAGTAGGAAGCGTTTGATCCGGAGGTTGATAGCCGAAGGTTTCGTTAGTGAGAAGCATGGCTTGTCAGACGAGGAAGTTGCAGAAACATACTTTAATCAGCTGATAAAAAGGAAGATAATACGGCCGGTTGAACACAGCAGCAATGGGAAGGTAAAAAGCTTTCAAGTTCATGATATGGTTCTTGAATATATTGTGTCCAAGTCAAGCGAAGAGAATTTTATTACTGTGGTTGGTGGCCACTGGCTGATACCAATGTCGACCAATAAAGTACGTCGACTCTCCGTGCAAAGCAGTGGTTCCGAACATGGAAGTTCAACAAAACACATGAACCTGTCGCAAGTGCGATCACTGACCATGTTCCGGAGCCTGGACCAACTTCATTTCCACTCTTTCAATAATGGGATTTTACAAGTGCTGGATCTTGAGGGTTGCAAGGGTTTGAAAGAGAAACATCTGAAGGACATGTGTAGAATGCTTGTGCTGAAGTATTTGAGCCTTCGGGGAACAGATATTTCCAAAATACCCTCTAAGATTGAGAAACTCGAATACTTAGAAACTCTCGACCTAAGGGAGACTGATGTCGGTGAGCTGCCAAAATCTGCAGGGCAGCTCAAACGGATAATCAACATATTTGGTGGGAATAAAAACCCAAGAAGGGGGTTGAAGTTGCCTCAAGAGATTAATAAGGAGACAATGAAAGCACTTCGTATACTGTCGGGGATCGAGATTGATGAGCAATCGACAGGTGTAGAAGGCCTCCATCAGTTGACAGGGCTTAGGAAGCTTGCCATTTACAAGCTCATAATATTGAAGGATAGTAAAATCTTCAAAGAATTACGCTCTGCAATCGAGTATCTTGGCAGCTGTGGTCTGCAGACTCTGGCGCTCAATGATGAGGGATCTGATTTTATCAACTCACTGGACACCATGTCCGCACCTCCAAGATACCTCAGCGCCCTTGAGCTCTCTGGCAACTTGGATAGTCTTCCCAAGTGGATTAACAAACTCGATAACCTCCACAAATTGACCCTCTCTGTAACTGTTCTCCGGATGGATACTTTTGAGCTCCTCTGGAAGCTGCCTTCGTTGTTTTCCCTCACCTTTTCGCTGAGTGCAGCGAAGCAGGATGAGGCCATAGAAGACATCCTTGAGAAGAACAAATCGGAGTCCGGCGGGGAGATCTTTGTCCCAAGTGGAGGATTCAAGAGCCTTAAGCTGCTTCGCTTCTTTGCACCTCTAGTGCCAAAGCTGAGCTTTCCAAAAGATGCAATGCCAGTACTCGAAAGGATCGAGATGCGGTTCGAAGCCTTTGAGGGCCTGTTCGGCATCGACACCCTGgattgtcttcaggaggtgcacCTGAGAGTCAATAGCGCAGCAGATGAAATAACCAACTTCATTGTAGAAGATTTGAAGGCCATCAAGAAGCCAAAGATAATCGTGGATCATGTCATCACCAGTTGAAATGTGGTATTCTCTTGGAGCGCTTTCTCATCATCCTACATTTCCACTCTGTTTGTTGAGATTATTGATTTTATCGATGCCGTTCGTACTCCAACAAATACGGTTCCTGTACGCCACTATTATTTATTTGGTTTTGAACTTGACACCTTATTTCATTCTGGGCTTGTAAGTTGATGTTGCAAGAGTTGATGTTGCAAGAGTTGATTTTAACTTGAAACTATGAACGTTGGTTAAAGATATTTTGTTATcgttcatgagaaaaccttcaccaTGAAGCGATTTGTGACCGCCTCTGTATATGCTGGACAAACAGTCATTTTTCCTGTCCTTCCTCCTTACATATTGTGTGGTATGATTCTGTGGATTGTTAATGCTTTTGAAGTAAAGCAGAATTAGCTTCAGATATCTCAAGATTAGGGCTTCCATAAAATAAATACTACCAACATTAGCATCTGATATCTCAATATCCCTTTTTTCTTCTGTCAACACTGATCTGGCGACTTGTAAAATACTCCTACATGTAGTGTTATTTTTCACATTGGTGATCACATTACCTTGGAAGAAAAAGCCATTGGAGGTCCGCAGGGAACAGTTTGTGGTTGCCAGGGAAAACTGTTTCATATTTTTACActtgaaaaaattctgaaaaaaaaactTGTACAACTTTTTTCCAGATCATTTTAAaactgaaaattttgaattttgaatttttcaaaaattcGGCCTCCACCAAAACGCCATTCTTTCTCTGCTAACAAAACAATGCATTGTCTTCCATGGCAGGAGGCCAGGTTTGTACCAAGTGCTTGGCCATGATAAATTAGCAAGGATCCCATGGTTGTAGCTGTTTGTCTGCCAAAGTCAGCAAGATGCCTGCCAACCCGAGGACACGGGTGATTTCGCACGATCCAGTGGTGGTCGTCTCGTCTGCAACATTGTAAATTTTcttacaaaataaaaataaaaatatagaacCTTGATGGAGGGCCGGTCTGTTTTGAGTTTTGACCACAGTGATTTGGCGCGATACCGCCATCAATGCACCACACGTGCGACGCCTATATACAAAACCCAACCAAGATGCTAGCTGAACTACTCTGCCGACCTTACACCACATCTCCGATATACACTTTGTATGTATAGTATAGGTCTCGTTTCTTCTCAGCCATTCACTGCCCTCCAAGAGTTTATCCTAACCACAAAATTCACTTGTTTGGTTCTTCCTGTCATCTTGCCACAAAATTCAGATTCAGAGCCAGGGAAGCAGCAGGCAGATACGATACTTGCTGGTCTTGTTTATCTACTCCTTGCACATCagtgagacagagagagagagagagagagagagagagagagagagagagagagagagagagagagcgatgaAGCAACGATGCAGCTGCTCCTTGCACATCCACCacgccctgctgctgctgctactgcccctggccttcctcgccgggctcttcagcatcggcggcctcctcgccggagcCAACAACGGTACGCACGCTACATCCACCCCACCACTGAATCTCTCTGCATCTCGGcagctttctttttctttctcgaCACTACAAGGTTTGTCCATCTCACCGCCGGCCCTGTCTATAGCATTTGCTATAATTAAAGTATCCTCCCTTGCTCGTTCTTCTTCTACCTGGTTCTGTTTGAATGTTCAGCAGCTGACTCTGACGCTTCTAACTTTTGCAGCACTACTCCACAAGTCTATGGGCCAGAGAAACGGCGgccgcgttgagccgccggcgCCCGATGCCAGCGGGGATCCTCACACCTGACCTAGCTAGGACCTGCACGGGCTACAAGCAAGGGGCCAATTAATCAAGCTAGAAAGATGCAGCTGAACACTGTCACACTGTTGAGCTAGCTAGGTTCAGTTAGTCTCAGCTCCTGAAATCCTTTTTTTTTTGCTGGGAATTTAGACTCCTGATTTGATATTTCAGAATTGGTGTCCCACTTTTCTTTGTTTCGCGTGAAGTTTTTCTGGCATAGATGTTACCATGTAACGACGAACCAAGCGCGGCCCCATGAAACGTCATTTGGGGAAAAAtgtgaaagcattttggagcatcgattttgtttttttcgCCACATTTTCAACGAATTTCATCTGGTGATGAAAATTTTCAAGCTATCAAAACATTTATCAATGtatcacaaaataaataaatcagaACAGCCGCATGGGGGAAAAGTTTCAATATGTTTCCTAtgtacctaaatagttcatccccactacctCTATTGTCTTAGTATGCACAcattgacataattaaaggcccaTGAGACTTATTTTTCCTTATTAGTTAATCCTCACTAATTCTATCTCTTCAACATGCACACATAAGCCATGCACACATGTCGCCTCATCAAAGGCCCACCCAACATGCATGACACAAAATTTCATTATATTATACTACCTATGTTCAATAAATATTTTTTGACTATACAATAAGCCAATGCAATATATAATATGTATTTTTAgttttttcatatattattaatCCAAATGTTTCAAACAACCAAATCttattgaaatatattgcaacATATTTCCGCCGCAACGCACGGGATCTCATCTAGTTCGGAAAAAAATGTATGTACCATTCTTTAAAAAATGGTTGCGactttcaaaattttaaaactttagaaaaaaatTGTATGTAATATAAAACAAAAATATTTGTGTATTGTAAAAAAAATGCTTCATACAGTTAGATAAATGTACATGAATTTAGCAAAAACTCCCTTAATTCAAAAGATTGTGCAtgccatttaaaaaaatgtttatacaatgtaaaaaaatgtttctATAGGTTAAAAAAATCTTAAGTTCCTTTAAAATGTGTATAAAGTGAATTTTGAAATTTTTACCGTGTATTCCTAAAGGTGTTAAAAAATCCAAAGTGTATCAAATAAATGTTTTATGTGTGCGTTAAAAAGTAATTGCGTACTCAGAAAAAGTAGACATGTGTTTAAAAAATTAAAATGATAAATACCgaacaagaaaaaaaaaggaaagcaagagaaaatagaagaaaacaaagaaaaccaaaaaggAATCAAAGAAACCAATatagcaaagaaagaaagaaaaccaagaaaaacttatgaaaaaacaaagaaaccaaagtaaaatgaagaagaaaaagaaaacaaagaaaaccagtcaaaaaacaggaaaaagaatCCCTACGGCGACTGCTCCCATGCAGCCAGCAAATCGAACAGAACTAGCTGCAAAAAAAAGTAAACGTACGCGCAGCAATCAGCCGCGGTAAAATGGGCTGGCCGCTAGCGTCGCCCATAGGTGATTTCTATTACGAATCGGTACGGGCGACATATAAAAATTTTAAAAATTTgtatgaacattttatgaaaaacacaaacattttttaatgcacaaaacaaaacaaatttgaatttttaaaaaactGTTAACATTTCTGAAAATTTATTTagaaaaacacaaatattttttaaCATTATGTGAAATGTTGGGAAACATTTTTAAATTTTCAATCATTTTATGAAAGTTAGACAGATGTACCTGAATACTGTGCACTGTCACACTGAGCTAGGTTCAGTTCAGTTTTGGCTtctattttgtttctttttccGGGAATTTAGATTTCTGATTTGATATTTCAGAATTGGCGTCCCGCTTTCTTATTTTTGCGTAAAGTTTTCTGTGGCATGGCTTCCTTTAGATGAATTTGTGTGGTCGCTGCTTCGCAAAATCGAATAAAGCAACTGTAAAAACATTTTTTTTATAACTTTGGTACATGACATCGTGGTTCATGCTTTGGACATTTATTCTTCTTCTTTGAAAGAATGCTCTGGGCTTCTCTTTTTAGGCAAAACTCGCTCCTCTTTATTGATTAACGTTGATACGGATACAATTTACATCTAGGGGATGGATAAGCCACACATGGCACCCCTTTGACAGTCCTAGAGCGAATTGCCTCTGTTCACACTGGGGCCTCCGTCACTCGGTAGGTCAGCAAGCCAGGTATACCCCCCATGAGCAGGCATTGACAGGCCAGTGTGCAGCCCATAAAATGTTGCATCCACTCTCGATCATTAGTTCGGGCCTCCATGTTGGCCGGTCCATTGGCGCTAGGCCGAGGGGATTTTGGTTCCGGTTTTGGGGACCTTCTCGAAGTCCTGACCGGTTTTCTCATCTTTTATGCAGGTTTATTTCAGGTCTTTTTATTTTAATTCTTTCAGAAATATTTATTTAAATTTCTTGAAAAAAGGTTTGCATTTTTAAAATAGTTCAAAATTTTCATAAATGTCTGTGTTTTAAAAATATTCAATTCTATGAttaatattttgaaaaatatttgggtttTAGAAAATTGTTCAAATATTTTAATAAATGTTTGCTAATTTTAGAGATGGTCACGCATTCAAAAAAAACAATTTTtctaaaaatgttcgcattttgaaAAACTACTCTCGTTTAAAAAATGTTTACACGTTTCATAAAATGTCAAAAATTATGGAAACAATGCATTTGTAAAAATATAAACTTTTTCCAAAAAGGTTcatgtttaaaaaaaatgttcgcgttttaaaaaaaatgtttagaattttagGATCTTTTTTTTATCTCAATCTCCTGTGAGGACAATGCATTTGTGTCAACGACTTTGTCAAGGTCATCTCCTGTGGCGGATATATATTGCTTTTCTTTTTTGATATTCTGATGGTGAGTTTTGCCCATCAATTCAAGAATCATCCCATCAAGCGAGCCTTGAAATACCATCTCTCAATAGGCGTTCGACCAACAGCAGGCCTATGtcatgctccctccgttccaaattacttgtcgcacgtatggatgtatctGAATATGtcttagttctagatacatccatttcagcgacgagtaatttagaacggagggagtacattcttGATATGGTTTGCAGATCCATCATGTTGTGAACATCCAAATTTGAATTCGGAAGGATGGTGTACATGTGAGCAATCTGTAGTATTTGTATCCAGAATGATAGGGACATCATCTGACTTTTGTGGCATTAATTAGCATTCTCCATCGCTATTCTCTAGGACAGATTTAGTTGCAACGTTATTTTCTCATTTTAATTTGGCACTCTCCGTTCCACTTATCACTCACTATCGCTCTGTCATATTGCCGCTCTGTCATATTGTACTTGTCACTCACTATCGCGGTTCTCTAGAACAAATTCAGTTGTGTTGGCCTTCTCTGATTTTAATTGCACGTCAGGAACACTCAACACTCCAGAAGCCAGCAGCATGCCACGGGAGTTTTCTTTTGGAAAAGGAGGaggtaccccggcctctgcatctgggcgatgcatgcagtcattttattaattattcataaagcCCTTACAAGGTAATTCATCAGTAAAtctgaagccatcatcttggcaacacctgttgctactcctatccccgtgatgaaggggtgccgaatgttcgagcctaataccaaacagtcATCGCACCAACACCTAACATCTAATGCCGGATGCCCCATCCAAGCCACAATACCTGGACTGGGTTACACACCGGCCCGTCGCACTTTCAGTGGACACCACATGTGCACGCTGCAAGGGCCTTCACCTCCTTCATCCATCGATCCATCCTCAGATCAGATACTGATgcatcgaccttgccaggcctctctgccatcgacgccaccacgacgccagacatcgtcgtcctcctgcacgagtccatcgcCACCCATCCGAa
Coding sequences within:
- the LOC123076774 gene encoding disease resistance protein Pik-2, which translates into the protein MELVVGASNATMRSLLGKLGGLLAQEYALVRGVRRDVQYINDELTSMQAFLRDLSTALDDHDNRMKDWMKQIRDMGYDIEDCIDDFAHRIPRDPSSDVKCLFIRTRFYELRMWWPRRDIASKIADLKVRAQQIGERRRRYGVHNPRNRKNGSGVSAGTYEVAEHQLTERQLIGTKEPVGMTADMEKLEDWLAKSDKSCYEERAVLSIVGFGGVGKTTIAMALYQKVRDKFDYRASVTVSQNYDEDAVLMMILKQVKPKESDHENQHKTGSSDVKQIKFEISHDKLVKELQDHLAEKRYLLLIDDIWSAKTWESIRKCLPHENKKGSRVIVTTRFQAVGATCSQGVIDFVHPVEFLNEDESKRLFKRSVSESKSIKYSEKELDQVTEEICKICRGLPLAIVTMAGLVASNPNTLSKKWEAVCKSLFPESVPSLTLDGVTRILEYCYNDLPAELRTCSLYLSIFPKGSKISRKRLIRRLIAEGFVSEKHGLSDEEVAETYFNQLIKRKIIRPVEHSSNGKVKSFQVHDMVLEYIVSKSSEENFITVVGGHWLIPMSTNKVRRLSVQSSGSEHGSSTKHMNLSQVRSLTMFRSLDQLHFHSFNNGILQVLDLEGCKGLKEKHLKDMCRMLVLKYLSLRGTDISKIPSKIEKLEYLETLDLRETDVGELPKSAGQLKRIINIFGGNKNPRRGLKLPQEINKETMKALRILSGIEIDEQSTGVEGLHQLTGLRKLAIYKLIILKDSKIFKELRSAIEYLGSCGLQTLALNDEGSDFINSLDTMSAPPRYLSALELSGNLDSLPKWINKLDNLHKLTLSVTVLRMDTFELLWKLPSLFSLTFSLSAAKQDEAIEDILEKNKSESGGEIFVPSGGFKSLKLLRFFAPLVPKLSFPKDAMPVLERIEMRFEAFEGLFGIDTLDCLQEVHLRVNSAADEITNFIVEDLKAIKKPKIIVDHVITS